A genomic window from Actinomycetaceae bacterium MB13-C1-2 includes:
- a CDS encoding helix-turn-helix transcriptional regulator: MERFFSRIQVDPAHADWSPVVVQTRSFTLPIDPVAYEAVKIMLVRDGSMVLFSEFGKREATVNDLVVLCAATLCGAVPRGTVKVSTAYVDPDYLLDQLSWRHAEVLPDRFAAEVLVERSYHFRAELIHLLPEVAVTLARFLDSIENRKDAGGEGFFQTQATFAGVMQLLAQLMPCSPDKTGPNMHAIALSKDELRARYAPIRAEVLRIEQALQEDLARRWTVSEMAEIVHMSPRHLSRVFREALGRSPISYLATLRAKEMSRLLRETDVSIAEAGRAVGWRSRTRARQAFTKLTGISPEDYRHRFAGADTDKWDQDRDENAPIPG; the protein is encoded by the coding sequence ATGGAGCGCTTCTTCTCTCGGATTCAGGTTGACCCGGCTCATGCGGATTGGTCTCCTGTGGTGGTTCAGACGCGCTCTTTCACCCTTCCTATTGACCCGGTTGCTTATGAAGCGGTGAAGATCATGCTGGTCCGAGATGGATCAATGGTTTTGTTCTCCGAGTTCGGAAAGCGAGAGGCCACGGTCAACGATCTGGTGGTGTTGTGTGCTGCCACGCTGTGTGGCGCAGTACCGCGAGGGACCGTGAAGGTGTCTACGGCTTATGTTGACCCGGACTATTTGCTGGATCAGTTGTCGTGGCGTCACGCTGAAGTCTTGCCGGACAGGTTCGCGGCTGAGGTTCTGGTGGAGCGGTCGTATCACTTTCGTGCCGAGCTGATCCATCTTCTCCCTGAGGTAGCGGTGACGCTGGCTCGGTTCTTGGATTCGATTGAGAACCGCAAAGATGCGGGCGGTGAGGGGTTCTTCCAAACCCAAGCCACTTTCGCTGGGGTCATGCAGTTACTAGCTCAGCTCATGCCATGCTCGCCGGACAAGACGGGGCCGAACATGCACGCCATCGCCCTAAGTAAGGATGAGCTACGCGCAAGATACGCACCAATCCGGGCCGAAGTGTTACGCATCGAGCAAGCACTACAGGAAGACCTTGCCAGGCGGTGGACTGTTAGTGAGATGGCCGAAATCGTTCACATGTCGCCGCGTCACCTCTCACGGGTGTTCCGCGAGGCTTTGGGACGTTCACCGATCTCCTATCTGGCAACACTGCGCGCCAAGGAAATGAGCCGCCTGCTGCGAGAGACCGACGTGAGCATCGCAGAGGCGGGCAGGGCGGTTGGTTGGCGAAGCCGTACTCGGGCCCGGCAAGCCTTCACCAAGCTGACCGGCATTTCCCCGGAGGATTACCGTCACAGGTTCGCTGGTGCGGATACGGACAAGTGGGACCAGGATCGGGACGAGAACGCTCCAATACCTGGCTGA
- a CDS encoding helix-turn-helix domain-containing protein yields MRVTTSTVTSHTWLTPGQTGFGSVMLGSLGTPSMGKGWEVLVAEAWMSADDIAAHLGITKDTVYTWIADRGMPAHKIGRIWKFQASEVDDWVRRGDSDSAQEHPETS; encoded by the coding sequence TTGCGCGTTACGACATCCACCGTCACCAGCCACACCTGGCTTACACCCGGACAAACCGGGTTTGGGTCGGTAATGTTGGGTTCGTTAGGCACTCCATCGATGGGGAAGGGTTGGGAGGTTCTCGTGGCTGAAGCTTGGATGTCCGCTGACGACATCGCCGCACACCTTGGCATCACCAAGGACACCGTGTACACGTGGATCGCTGACCGTGGCATGCCCGCCCACAAGATTGGCCGAATCTGGAAGTTCCAAGCCAGCGAGGTCGATGACTGGGTGAGAAGAGGAGATTCCGACTCCGCTCAGGAGCATCCTGAAACGAGTTGA
- a CDS encoding helicase-related protein encodes MTDPGLTLEALRAGQRLRGLVPGQTVTLVAVDPVDDELFEVFYRDDAGRSGARAITNTEVATFEIASDSDSAPAYDADPDEFRLAAEALRIKYAALYDPMAAVNSSDVDPLPHQIRAVYEELLPRIPLRFLLADDPGAGKTIMAGLYLKELILRSDCERAIIVAPGGLVEQWREELSEKFDLRFEVFGRQMVDDAQGRNVFAEHPYLIARMDQLSRSEDLIEQLGEVTWDVAVVDEAHRMSAHYSSWAGEVDETKRFRLGRLLSETAHNFLLMTATPHAGKEEDFQLFMSLLDRDRFEGQYRQGVHRTDTHGLMRRMVKEDLLTFEGKPLFPERRAYTVEYELSDAERDLYEQVTDYVRTEMGRADRIAQEGDKKRGNNVGFALTVLQRRLASSPEAILRSLERRQQRLDSKLRDMQRAAETARLTGQKPAIRFDDPDLPAFSAEDFEDFDEETTEEERDQFEQQIDQVVDLATAARTIPELKAEIAILDELIKVARRVRLQDEDKKWVQLRTILDENLLDQDGSGESRKIIIFTEHRDTLDYLQSKIAAQFGRADSVITIHGGTRREDRKLARERFTHNPDTVVLLATDAAGEGLNLQRAHLMVNYDLPWNPNRIEQRFGRIHRIGQREVCHLWNMVAKDTREGDVFTRLLSKIDQMSIAYNGNLFNVLGDADAFQERSLKDLLIEAIRYGDQPQVKAKLDRIIDSSVSKGLNEMLKEQALHPEMFSALDLDEVRTRMEKARERRLQPGYIAAFFVPAFERLGGRIRKREKGRYEITRVPARVIEVARRLNRWAPVADQYERITFDLSRMHPEGLTDAALIAPGHPLLDAVIEATIDDLGPTLKRGTVLVDRRPTQGVEPMLMYSVEERIENSDADTVSHHFDYPLLEQDGNIILTAAPPYLDYDRPVEEEREAIAEVVSSDWAQQNHDKQIRGWSYRKGLLPRLEEIRARLDAETARTRTQVKDRLLAEINHWDREHNRLVVLERGGAIGRLRADTAFARARQLDQRLDTRLEQLDEALNLVAVPAVIRGAALVIPSNAIQTSDEHESSTFAKNTEEVERRAVDAVLAAELDLGRQPTEMPHNNPGYDIQSMDSNGFIHYIEVKGRIEGSDTFTITTNEITFAQTQGDRHRLALVEVSADGKDRDRIRYVSDAFDHLEPSATTRSYNEVWRDYWDRGGPPR; translated from the coding sequence ATGACAGACCCTGGTTTGACGCTTGAAGCGTTGCGTGCTGGGCAGCGCCTTCGTGGTTTGGTGCCGGGCCAGACGGTCACTTTGGTGGCAGTTGATCCGGTGGATGATGAGTTGTTCGAGGTGTTCTATCGCGATGACGCTGGGCGTAGCGGGGCCCGCGCGATCACGAATACTGAGGTGGCCACTTTCGAGATTGCATCTGATTCCGATTCTGCTCCGGCGTATGACGCTGATCCTGACGAGTTCCGTCTCGCGGCTGAGGCATTGCGCATCAAGTACGCCGCACTGTACGACCCGATGGCGGCTGTCAACAGCTCTGATGTTGATCCCTTGCCGCACCAGATTCGCGCTGTGTATGAAGAGCTGCTTCCGCGCATCCCGCTTCGTTTCTTGCTGGCGGATGATCCTGGTGCTGGTAAGACGATCATGGCTGGCTTGTATCTGAAAGAGCTGATCCTGCGTTCTGATTGCGAGCGAGCGATCATTGTTGCCCCTGGCGGTCTGGTTGAGCAGTGGCGTGAGGAGCTGTCTGAGAAGTTTGATCTGCGTTTCGAGGTCTTTGGCCGTCAAATGGTTGATGATGCGCAGGGTCGTAACGTCTTCGCTGAGCATCCGTATCTGATTGCTCGTATGGATCAGCTTTCGCGCAGCGAGGACCTGATCGAGCAGCTCGGTGAGGTCACGTGGGATGTTGCCGTGGTGGATGAGGCTCACCGCATGTCTGCGCATTACTCATCGTGGGCGGGTGAGGTTGACGAGACCAAACGGTTCCGGCTTGGACGGCTACTGTCGGAGACCGCTCACAACTTCCTTTTGATGACCGCAACCCCGCACGCGGGTAAGGAAGAGGACTTCCAACTGTTCATGTCCTTGCTGGATCGTGACCGGTTTGAGGGCCAGTATCGGCAAGGCGTTCACCGCACCGATACGCATGGTTTGATGCGGCGCATGGTCAAGGAAGACTTGTTGACGTTCGAGGGTAAACCGTTGTTCCCTGAACGCCGCGCTTACACGGTTGAGTATGAGTTGAGCGATGCGGAGCGGGATCTGTACGAGCAGGTCACTGACTATGTCCGCACCGAAATGGGGCGAGCTGACAGGATTGCGCAAGAGGGCGATAAGAAGCGCGGCAACAACGTCGGATTCGCGCTCACCGTGTTGCAGCGGCGTCTCGCGTCCAGCCCTGAAGCGATCCTTCGGTCCCTTGAACGACGCCAGCAACGCCTTGATTCAAAGCTGCGTGATATGCAGCGAGCTGCTGAAACGGCACGCCTAACTGGGCAAAAGCCAGCCATTAGGTTTGATGATCCTGATCTTCCAGCGTTCTCGGCGGAAGACTTTGAGGACTTTGATGAGGAAACCACTGAGGAGGAACGCGACCAGTTCGAGCAGCAGATAGACCAGGTTGTCGATCTAGCTACCGCCGCGCGCACGATTCCTGAGTTGAAGGCTGAGATCGCGATCCTTGATGAACTCATCAAAGTTGCGCGCCGCGTTCGGCTCCAGGACGAGGACAAGAAATGGGTACAGCTCCGCACCATCTTGGATGAAAACCTCTTAGACCAGGATGGCTCTGGCGAGTCACGCAAGATCATCATCTTCACCGAACACCGCGACACCCTGGACTACCTGCAATCCAAGATCGCAGCGCAGTTTGGTCGCGCTGACTCCGTGATCACGATTCATGGTGGTACGCGTCGTGAGGATCGCAAGCTCGCGCGTGAACGCTTCACTCACAACCCAGACACCGTGGTCCTGTTGGCCACAGACGCTGCCGGTGAGGGATTGAATCTTCAGCGTGCTCATTTGATGGTGAACTATGACCTGCCGTGGAACCCGAACCGGATCGAGCAGCGCTTTGGTCGTATCCACCGTATTGGTCAGCGCGAGGTCTGCCACCTGTGGAACATGGTCGCTAAAGACACTCGCGAAGGCGATGTGTTTACCCGGTTGCTGTCGAAGATTGACCAAATGTCGATTGCCTACAACGGCAACCTCTTCAACGTCCTGGGCGACGCGGACGCTTTCCAAGAACGCTCACTCAAAGACCTCCTGATCGAGGCAATCCGCTACGGCGACCAACCACAGGTGAAAGCCAAACTCGACCGCATCATCGACTCCAGCGTCTCCAAAGGCCTGAACGAGATGTTGAAAGAACAGGCACTCCACCCCGAAATGTTCAGCGCGCTCGACCTTGACGAAGTGCGAACACGCATGGAGAAAGCACGCGAAAGGCGACTACAACCCGGCTACATCGCCGCATTCTTCGTCCCCGCATTCGAACGATTGGGTGGGCGCATCCGCAAGCGGGAGAAGGGACGCTACGAGATCACCCGCGTCCCGGCACGAGTCATCGAAGTAGCACGACGCCTCAACCGTTGGGCACCGGTCGCTGATCAGTATGAGCGCATCACTTTTGACCTGTCCAGAATGCACCCCGAAGGGCTCACTGACGCAGCACTCATCGCGCCTGGCCATCCGCTTCTTGACGCGGTAATTGAGGCAACCATTGACGATCTGGGTCCAACGCTCAAGCGAGGCACCGTGCTGGTTGATCGTCGCCCAACACAAGGCGTGGAACCGATGCTGATGTACAGCGTTGAGGAACGTATCGAGAATTCCGATGCCGACACAGTCTCACACCACTTTGACTACCCATTATTGGAGCAGGACGGCAACATCATTCTCACGGCAGCTCCGCCATACCTGGACTACGACAGGCCAGTCGAAGAGGAGAGGGAAGCTATCGCAGAGGTGGTCTCCTCCGATTGGGCACAACAAAACCACGACAAACAGATTCGAGGATGGTCCTACCGCAAAGGACTTCTCCCACGCTTGGAAGAAATCCGGGCACGCCTCGATGCTGAAACCGCACGCACCCGGACCCAGGTCAAGGATCGCCTACTTGCGGAGATCAACCACTGGGACCGCGAACACAACCGCCTCGTAGTCCTTGAACGCGGCGGCGCCATTGGCAGGTTGCGTGCCGATACGGCTTTTGCGCGTGCCCGCCAACTCGACCAACGGCTCGACACCAGACTTGAACAACTCGACGAAGCACTCAACCTGGTCGCAGTGCCAGCCGTGATCCGAGGAGCCGCGCTAGTCATCCCAAGCAACGCCATCCAGACCAGTGATGAGCATGAGTCTTCAACCTTCGCGAAGAACACGGAAGAAGTAGAACGCCGAGCCGTTGACGCCGTTCTCGCAGCCGAACTGGACCTTGGACGCCAACCAACCGAGATGCCGCACAACAACCCCGGCTACGACATCCAGTCAATGGATTCCAACGGTTTCATCCACTACATCGAAGTCAAAGGCCGCATCGAAGGCTCAGACACCTTCACCATCACCACCAACGAGATCACCTTCGCTCAAACCCAAGGCGACCGCCACCGACTAGCCCTCGTAGAAGTATCAGCCGACGGCAAGGACCGCGACCGGATTCGATACGTCTCCGACGCTTTCGATCACCTAGAACCATCCGCCACAACCCGTTCCTACAACGAAGTCTGGCGAGACTACTGGGATCGCGGAGGACCACCACGATGA
- a CDS encoding DUF1156 domain-containing protein, whose product MSQNTDNQNTETERNPLTTTPKKKLIEVSLPLEAINEETRREGTIRQSKPASLHHWWSRKPHVNVRAAIFAQLVDDPSADPDSFPTPEAQAIERARLHDLMERLSKWENSGDKGLMEEARNEIRRSNGGDLPAVLDPFCGGGIIPLEAQRLGLEAHASDLNPVAVLVTKALVQIPPLVSGKDPVFPDSAAAAMSWSRMEGFAEDLSRYGSLLIERVWAKIGHLYPTVTTQDGNELTVIAWKWARTVVSPNPAHPIRTPLVSTWWLSTNKGKEAYIVPEVREGVIEYSISRDPYGPKGDEDWTIKHGKGAKAVGDATPFSYDYVREEGMSGRIGYDLIAVAAKSESGRAYFAPSERDREAASVVRPQSDLDIGMSTDSRWFSPPAYGYTRFSDLYLPRQLTMLTAFSDTVAEVRAEVLRDATAAGWEQGEALADGGSGAVAYADAIATYLAMAVDKLADLNNSLCSWEPKAQCPKHMFFGQAIPMVWDFAEANPFSGASGSLQVILEGMVRALRNHSFSIGDIPAGGVSQSDAASRDYSGYAVVTDPPYYDMISYSDLSDFFYTWLRRSLKDVYPNLFRTMLTPKSEELVANQYRHGGKEEARQRFVNGFNDVFRRIRYAANQDVPLLIYYAYKQKDENGKSGSSNGWHTLLDGLISGGWEVTATWPMRTERAGRLTSLGANSIASTILLACRPRTEGAVSTTRRVFVATLKESLPDALRKLMQGSIAPVDLAQAAIGPGIAVFSAFGSVREADGSDMSVKDALLLINATLDEVLGEQESDFDPDTRFAVKWYRQYGWGQENSGIADQLARSSDTSIGALERGGIFEAKGGKACLLSPSQLDGDWDASADESVSVWEATIRLAGVMAKDGADKVAELLPQVQTRVNLDAVKELGFLLFHEAEKKKDTKDAILFNGLVSAWGDVNEQARKYASIPRSTQEEFDFDEDGD is encoded by the coding sequence ATGAGCCAAAACACTGACAACCAGAACACCGAAACTGAGAGAAATCCCTTGACAACAACACCCAAGAAGAAACTAATCGAAGTCTCACTGCCACTCGAAGCAATCAATGAAGAGACTCGACGCGAAGGGACGATTCGCCAGTCGAAGCCTGCTTCTTTGCATCACTGGTGGTCGCGTAAGCCGCATGTCAACGTACGGGCGGCGATATTCGCCCAACTTGTCGATGATCCGTCGGCTGATCCTGACAGCTTTCCGACACCTGAGGCTCAGGCAATTGAAAGAGCGCGACTCCATGATTTGATGGAACGTCTTTCCAAGTGGGAGAACTCCGGCGATAAGGGTCTAATGGAAGAAGCTCGCAATGAGATTCGGAGGTCAAACGGAGGCGACTTGCCAGCAGTACTCGATCCCTTCTGCGGTGGAGGGATCATTCCCCTTGAGGCTCAACGCCTCGGGCTCGAAGCACATGCCTCCGACTTGAATCCGGTCGCCGTTCTTGTTACGAAGGCACTCGTCCAGATTCCGCCTCTGGTGAGCGGCAAAGACCCTGTGTTTCCCGATTCAGCCGCCGCGGCTATGAGCTGGAGCAGAATGGAGGGTTTTGCAGAGGACTTGAGTCGCTATGGATCGCTACTCATCGAAAGAGTATGGGCGAAGATTGGCCATCTCTATCCGACAGTAACCACCCAAGACGGAAATGAGTTAACCGTTATCGCATGGAAGTGGGCGCGGACTGTGGTGAGTCCGAACCCAGCGCACCCAATAAGGACGCCGCTCGTCAGTACCTGGTGGTTGAGCACAAACAAAGGCAAAGAGGCGTATATCGTGCCTGAAGTTCGTGAAGGAGTCATCGAGTACTCCATCAGTCGCGACCCTTATGGTCCCAAAGGGGATGAGGATTGGACCATAAAGCATGGCAAAGGTGCGAAAGCTGTCGGTGATGCGACTCCATTCTCATACGACTATGTAAGAGAAGAAGGCATGAGCGGGCGAATTGGATATGACCTCATCGCAGTCGCGGCGAAAAGCGAAAGTGGTCGGGCGTACTTCGCCCCGTCTGAGAGAGATAGGGAAGCCGCGAGTGTTGTGCGCCCCCAATCTGACCTCGATATTGGCATGTCAACGGATTCCCGGTGGTTCTCACCTCCAGCCTACGGATACACAAGATTTTCTGATCTATATCTACCGCGCCAGCTGACAATGCTCACTGCCTTCAGCGATACCGTCGCGGAAGTGCGTGCTGAAGTTTTACGCGACGCTACCGCGGCCGGATGGGAGCAAGGAGAAGCACTTGCCGACGGCGGAAGCGGCGCAGTTGCATACGCTGACGCTATCGCTACCTATCTCGCGATGGCGGTTGACAAGCTAGCCGATCTGAACAACTCACTCTGTTCTTGGGAACCAAAGGCACAGTGTCCCAAGCACATGTTTTTCGGCCAAGCCATTCCTATGGTTTGGGACTTCGCTGAGGCAAATCCTTTCTCGGGTGCGTCTGGTTCTCTTCAGGTAATTCTTGAAGGCATGGTTCGAGCGCTAAGGAATCACTCGTTTTCGATCGGCGACATACCTGCCGGTGGCGTTAGTCAATCTGATGCAGCCTCACGCGACTATTCGGGATATGCGGTCGTGACTGACCCACCCTATTACGACATGATCAGCTACTCTGATCTGTCCGATTTCTTCTACACGTGGCTCAGGCGTTCACTAAAAGATGTCTATCCAAACCTGTTCCGCACCATGCTCACTCCGAAGTCTGAAGAACTCGTCGCCAACCAGTACAGACATGGTGGGAAAGAAGAGGCACGTCAGCGCTTTGTCAATGGATTCAACGACGTGTTCCGGCGCATCCGTTACGCCGCAAATCAAGATGTTCCACTCCTCATCTACTATGCGTACAAGCAGAAAGACGAGAATGGCAAAAGCGGTTCATCGAATGGTTGGCATACGCTCCTCGACGGATTGATTTCAGGCGGCTGGGAGGTGACTGCAACATGGCCGATGAGGACGGAACGCGCAGGAAGACTTACGAGCCTAGGCGCGAACTCTATTGCTTCGACGATTTTGCTGGCTTGCCGACCACGCACAGAAGGTGCGGTTTCCACTACTCGAAGAGTGTTTGTGGCTACGCTCAAGGAGAGCTTGCCTGATGCCCTGCGCAAGCTTATGCAGGGCTCGATTGCACCTGTTGACCTGGCTCAAGCCGCAATTGGTCCGGGCATAGCGGTCTTCTCCGCGTTCGGAAGTGTGCGTGAAGCAGATGGATCAGACATGAGCGTAAAAGATGCGCTGTTGCTGATCAACGCAACGCTTGATGAGGTGCTTGGCGAGCAGGAGTCCGATTTTGATCCGGATACTCGGTTCGCTGTGAAGTGGTATCGACAGTATGGCTGGGGTCAGGAGAACTCCGGTATAGCTGATCAGTTAGCTCGCTCTTCCGATACGTCGATTGGCGCTCTTGAACGTGGCGGCATTTTTGAGGCAAAGGGTGGTAAGGCATGTCTCTTGTCTCCGTCTCAGCTTGATGGTGATTGGGACGCTTCAGCGGATGAGAGTGTGAGCGTGTGGGAAGCGACGATCCGCCTTGCAGGGGTGATGGCGAAAGATGGTGCCGACAAGGTTGCTGAGTTGTTACCGCAGGTGCAGACGCGCGTCAATCTGGATGCTGTGAAGGAACTGGGTTTCTTGCTGTTCCATGAGGCGGAGAAGAAGAAGGACACGAAGGATGCGATCCTCTTCAACGGCTTGGTGAGTGCTTGGGGTGACGTGAACGAGCAAGCGCGTAAGTATGCGTCAATCCCTCGTTCTACCCAGGAAGAGTTTGATTTCGATGAGGACGGTGATTAG
- a CDS encoding PDDEXK nuclease domain-containing protein has translation MTKNPGEVEIGAAVWHQSGDAVSPFRAIAESVSAKGGDLVDRVSALIDQAQSFAAAQVNATLTLRNWYIGRMIDVEVLREERAGYEQEIVATLARQLTNEYGRSYSRANLYRMMQFAREFPEADIVATLSRQLSWSHFHVLLPVRTDEARSFYIKQAVTAHLSVRALRELIGRQGFERKEIANVQTRGGVVVPADSFRDPYLLDFLGLKDAFAEKDLEEAILRDVESFLLEVGNGWAFVERQKRMTIDNDDFHLDLLFYSRPLRRLIAIELKVGRFKAAFEGQMKLYLKWLDRYERLDDEEPPIGLILCTETSREQIELLEMHKDGIVVAEYWTALPPKAELQARIQKIYQEAQERVARRQLAATDDDDE, from the coding sequence ATGACGAAGAATCCTGGAGAAGTGGAGATTGGTGCCGCGGTGTGGCACCAATCTGGTGACGCTGTTTCTCCGTTCCGTGCCATCGCGGAGTCTGTCAGCGCCAAAGGCGGGGATCTCGTAGATCGAGTGTCTGCGCTTATTGATCAAGCCCAATCGTTTGCTGCTGCACAGGTGAATGCGACGTTGACGTTGCGGAACTGGTACATCGGGCGGATGATCGACGTCGAAGTGCTAAGAGAAGAGCGCGCTGGCTACGAACAAGAGATTGTCGCAACACTGGCGCGACAATTGACTAATGAGTATGGGCGAAGCTATAGCAGGGCAAACCTCTACAGAATGATGCAGTTCGCGCGTGAATTTCCCGAAGCAGATATTGTCGCAACGCTGTCGCGACAATTGAGTTGGAGCCACTTTCACGTGCTCCTGCCCGTTAGGACAGACGAAGCGCGATCCTTCTACATCAAACAGGCGGTCACCGCTCACCTCAGTGTCCGCGCGTTGCGGGAACTCATTGGTCGGCAAGGCTTTGAGCGCAAGGAAATTGCGAACGTTCAGACTCGTGGCGGGGTAGTTGTTCCAGCCGATAGTTTCCGCGACCCCTATCTGCTCGACTTCCTGGGTCTGAAAGATGCTTTTGCTGAAAAGGACCTAGAAGAGGCAATCCTCCGGGACGTTGAGTCATTTCTACTTGAGGTGGGCAACGGCTGGGCGTTTGTTGAACGACAGAAGAGAATGACAATCGACAACGATGATTTTCATCTCGACCTATTGTTCTACTCCCGACCACTAAGGCGGCTGATTGCCATCGAGTTGAAGGTGGGAAGGTTCAAGGCTGCCTTTGAGGGGCAGATGAAGCTCTACCTCAAGTGGCTAGACCGGTACGAGAGGCTCGACGATGAGGAGCCACCGATTGGACTCATCCTCTGCACCGAGACCAGCAGAGAGCAAATCGAGCTACTTGAAATGCACAAGGACGGGATCGTTGTGGCGGAGTACTGGACTGCGCTGCCACCTAAGGCTGAACTTCAGGCACGCATCCAGAAGATCTACCAAGAAGCACAGGAACGAGTCGCCAGGCGACAACTCGCAGCGACAGATGACGATGATGAGTAG